The Cyclopterus lumpus isolate fCycLum1 chromosome 1, fCycLum1.pri, whole genome shotgun sequence sequence CATTGAACGGCGGCCTTCACATGATGGTGATCCTCTTCCTGCTGGTGGCTGTGGGTTTCGCGCTGGTCAGTCTGTCTTTCTGCATATACAACGCACGCAAAGTTCCCTACCAAAGCATCAAAGGACTCAAAGGACTCTACCTGTGGAACGCCATCGCTGGTGTGTGAGGCAACTTTTCCTATATACTCTTTCCCTCAGAATCTCCCTCaattgttgatgttttttttctctcttgctggcttcacttcctgttgcttCTGAACTTCACCTCTCTATTTTCCTTCCAGCTCTTTTCGGTGCCCTGGGCGTGCTGTGTTTCCTGGCAGCCGTGAGGCACCACGGTCTGACCGAGCGGGTGGCCAATCATCGGGAGAACCTCTTCGTGCTGGTTGTCCTGGACGACAGCCTGGACTGGTCCTTTTGGCTGGGCGTGGGCAGCATCGCGACTCACTTTGCCGTCTGTGGAGTGATTGCCATGAGCCGGATCAAACTGCCCAAACCGGAGACCAAGAAACCAGAAGAACCCACCATCTCTGCTCTGGACCTGCTCTACTGAAGGACCAACCAACCGAGGAGTCCTGCATCCCAGAGTTGTGGTACATGCAATGTATACAATCTCCATAAACAGAAAGAGGTTTCTATtatcaatttattttttcataaaaaGTTCCTGTCAGCTGTTATAAAGGTTAAGTCACTCTGGCCATCATAAAATGACTTCTATACATTCAATACATTGGTTATAATGGACATTAACACTATACTATTTACAAGATATAAGACatcaattaaataattataGTTGAAGCAcgtgtttgtattttattgttgttattatctcCTAATGACCTGAATGATTGTCCTTTCTTTTGTAATTGCTGTCTATAGTAATATTTTAATCTCTAAACTTGCAAATATCAGGTATCGACCCGAGGATTTCATCACACCTTTGTCTCTTGAAAGAAATAATTGTCTTGCTAAAAAGTGCGTGCAAAATTATTGCATTTAAAATTATGTTAGTTTCCCTTTTCAGACTTGATAAAGAACAACACAttcattatatttgttgttgcaGAGTAGATTAAAGATTGTTATTTTGGGAATGTACATGCACTGATATTGTTCACTGCCGttgtggaagaagtactcagatctttTATTGAAGTAAAATTAGCAATACTACAGTGTAGAAATATTCCATTATCCTTCTTAAGTATAAGATATGTAttcagaaatgtaattaaattcaAAGGTATTAATTAGAATCAAACTATacttaacattttaattaatcatAATTCAGAATAGCCCAAAATATTGTATATCATATCATTTAATGCTATAATAGTTATTGATGCATCAATGTTtgcatcatttttattttgcagcttGTAAAAGTGGGGCTTAATTACTTAATGTATACACTGCTGATAATGTAACTAATTAATTCCAGAGGATCAATACGTTTTATATTATTCTATGATAAGACATCATCATTTATGtgttgattatattttgtaatctGATTCTAAAGTtgtcagagaagaaaaaagtataGCCTCGAATATTTCCCTCTATGTAGTGGAGTAGTaagtagtagtataaagtatactaaagtataaagcagaaaatgGAAGTTCCTCACAATTGCAATTAAGtacagtattttattaaatgtacttagttactttccatTAGTGGTTACCTGATGGTAAATGTCACTATTTGTGTCATTCGTTTTGGGCTGCAGCCAATTCAAagcctcctgcagctcctcgcTGCTGCCGCCACGTGGCGACAAAATGAACTCCGTGGTCGCGTTTTAGTGACGAATGAAGAAACGCGACGCTGTCAGGTCTTTGCGCATGCATGCGACCTCTACATCTCCGAGTTAATAGTTTGTTTCGGGGGGTTTAACACATGTACAACTGATGACGATGCTTCTTGTGAGGAGAACCGTGCAGACGGCGGTGCGGACGAAATGCTGCAGGTCGTTCTCTGCGTCACAGACTCACCTGAACGAGAAGAAAGTAAGGagccgttagccgttagctgttagcctgTCAAACGTGAAtcctgtgtttgtgcgtgcgtcaACAACTGTGTTTATCTACGAGTCACTTCCAGTCATCAGCCACTCAGTCTCTAATTCTCTGTATTTCACAGCTTTATGTTTCGCACAGTCAACAGTAATCTGTGAGGTTTGTGGAGGGGTTACAAGCAAGCgaaatagtttatttttattaggGCTATTGATATGTTAATTGGCAGAAATGTAGATTGATCGGTTTATGGGGTGtttttttccaccttttttcttgtgtgtctgcagggtcTGGTGCTGGGAGTGTttgagaaggagggagaggagggcggCCTTCATCTTACTGAAGCGGCTGCAGGTTTTGACCAAAATATTTCTGGGAAACTCTCTGAACTGTTGAAAATGTGAGTTTGTGATGTTTTTGAGCTGTCAGTACACGTCCAGTTATGTGATTATAACAATAAAAGTCTAATACAACGGTGCTGCAATGAATCCTCCCTTCATAAAAGTTACGTTTAGAGAGTTGacttatttttctatttttacatAACATTTTCTAGTTTTCGTTTTAAATAGTTAATTATAACGATGCATGATTAAAATGTACACAGGCCTGCAAATAATGACCATGAATTTTTGTAGAAGTCCCACCCAGAGAGATGCACAGATTAAACCTCACtgataagttaaaaaaaacaaaagaatccCTGATATTAAGAAATAAGGTACAGAGAGACTTTATTGTCATCCATATATAGACGGTGCACATAGGAACAACATTGTGTTTCCCTGGTcagaacaaaataatgaatgatgcaacattcagactaaacacacacaaaatgggaCTACAAACTGCATTTTGATTTGCCACCCTGTAAGTGAAACCTTGCAAAAACAAGATACAAAATTGCAATGCATGTTAATGCACCCATAACATGCATTGCAAATGGTCGAAATACATGGATATAAGTGGTGTAAACAAGACCGCCAAAAACATCTCTGGTGCATCCCTGGATACCACGCTAGCACTGTGTCTCTGTCTAATCTGTAGCATAGGTGGTTAATAAActggttttgttttgctctctcCAGCTCTGGACCGGCTCTCAAGAAAGGCAAAAGCAGAATATTTTATGGAATCCACAAGGTAACGAGGAGTGACATCAGAATAAGACAAATCCGGTCTCTTGACAACGTCGGAGTAATTAAATCTTCTCTGTGTCTTCTCCAGGACTTCCCGTGCGTCGCGGTAGTCGGGCTTGGTAAGACCagcgagggtgtgtgtgggtcagAAAACTGGGATACCAGCAAAGAGAACATCAGACAGGCAATGTCAGGTAAGACACGTTGTCTCTGCTCGTCTTGGTATGGGCAaatatttcaatttcaatttcatgTAATGGACAATAATCTGATCTCACGGGAGTCACTACCTGGCTGATATATTTGcatttgtctgtctgtgctcaGCTGGCTGCCGGCTGCTTCAGGACCTGGAGGTGAACCACATGGAGGTGGACGGATGCGGTGATGCCCAATCGGCAGCAGAAGGCGCCGCTCTGGGTTTGTTCCAATACGACGAACTCAAAACTAAGAAGAAGACCAAAGTAACCACACAGCTTCATGCAAGGTACTAACAAATGAGCTGAAGCACAAAACTGGTGCGTTTGATACTTCAGGGTATTTCCAGATGTACGCagcgtcgtgtgtgtgtgtgtgtgtgtgtgtgtgtgtgtgtgtgtgtgtgtgtggtgtgtgtgtgtgtgtgtgtgtgtgtgtgtgtgtgtgtgtgtgtgtgtgtgtgtgtgtgtgtgtgtgtgtgtgtgtgtgtgtgtgtgtgtgtgtgtgtgtgtgtgtgtgtgtgtgtggtgtgtgtgtgtgtgtgtgtgtgtgtgtgtgtgtgtgtgtgtgtgtgtgtgtgtgtgtgtgtgtgtgtgtgtgtgtgtgtgtgtgtgtgtgtgtgtgtgtgtgtgtgtgtgtgcgcttgttcTTAGTTCCGACTCGACCGGGTGGCAGAAAGGAGTCATGTATGCAGATGG is a genomic window containing:
- the clrn2 gene encoding clarin-2, whose amino-acid sequence is MPSLWKRITFSVASVLCVGSVVLLVVALSTERWVTGRILCKTGAEIVNASHPELEQFIGDIYYGLFQGGKTKKCGLGSRRSKIYIFPKLVRTLNGGLHMMVILFLLVAVGFALVSLSFCIYNARKVPYQSIKGLKGLYLWNAIAALFGALGVLCFLAAVRHHGLTERVANHRENLFVLVVLDDSLDWSFWLGVGSIATHFAVCGVIAMSRIKLPKPETKKPEEPTISALDLLY